A section of the Microbulbifer pacificus genome encodes:
- the ssb gene encoding single-stranded DNA-binding protein, protein MARGVNKVILIGNLGGDPETRYLPSGGAVTNVTLATSETWKDKQTGQNQERTEWHRVVFFNRLAEIAGEYLRKGSKVYLEGSLRTRKWQDKQSGQDRYTTEIVASEMQMLDGRGEQGGGYQQGGQGGGYQQQDGGYNQGGYQDEYAQGRSAPSPMAPSNHSNQSQGQPQNRPANNPAPMGGFDNSFDDDIPF, encoded by the coding sequence ATGGCCAGGGGCGTTAACAAAGTAATTCTGATTGGCAATCTGGGCGGCGACCCGGAAACCCGCTACCTGCCCAGCGGCGGTGCCGTCACCAATGTGACCCTGGCGACCTCCGAGACCTGGAAAGACAAGCAGACCGGTCAAAACCAGGAGCGCACCGAGTGGCACCGCGTGGTGTTCTTCAACCGTCTGGCGGAAATTGCCGGCGAGTACCTGCGCAAGGGTAGCAAGGTCTATCTGGAAGGCTCCCTGCGCACCCGCAAGTGGCAGGACAAGCAATCTGGCCAGGACCGCTACACCACCGAGATCGTCGCCAGTGAAATGCAGATGCTGGACGGTCGTGGCGAGCAGGGCGGCGGTTACCAGCAGGGCGGCCAGGGCGGCGGCTACCAGCAGCAGGATGGCGGTTACAACCAGGGTGGCTATCAGGACGAATACGCCCAGGGCCGCTCTGCGCCTTCTCCCATGGCGCCCTCCAACCATTCCAATCAGTCCCAGGGCCAGCCGCAGAATCGCCCGGCGAACAATCCGGCGCCTATGGGCGGGTTCGATAACAGCTTCGACGACGATATCCCCTTCTGA
- a CDS encoding MFS transporter: protein MNSTERRALAGLASLYVFRMLGLFMVLPVLSLYGADYSGSTPALLGLALGAYGLSQALLQIPLGILSDRWGRKPVIFLGLSVFAIGSVVAALTDTVFGLIAGRMLQGAGAIAAATMALAADLTRDENRGKAMAVIGASIGVAFVLAVVLGPLVAGLGGLSAIFWLTALLALVGMLLVWRLVPNPQHSARRGPGQGDFTRLLRQGDVWRLVSGVFFLHLLLTMMFVPLPHLLVDQLHMPSEQHWKLYGPLMLGAFVLMLPLMRAAEKRQRVPAAMRLALLGLVFGGVALMPQVHGRWIVACLGVFFLAFNLLEALLPAQLTRVAPAECRGAATGLYATLQFLGAFAGGSLGGLVYGQGGAGAVATLALGILLVWSIAWWQMRGTRVPLASL from the coding sequence ATGAATTCCACTGAACGCCGCGCACTTGCCGGTCTCGCATCCCTCTATGTATTCCGCATGCTGGGCCTGTTTATGGTGCTGCCGGTGCTGTCCCTGTACGGCGCCGATTACAGCGGCAGCACGCCGGCGCTGCTGGGGTTGGCGCTGGGCGCTTACGGCCTGAGCCAGGCGCTGCTGCAGATTCCGCTGGGAATACTGAGCGATCGCTGGGGGCGCAAGCCGGTGATCTTTCTCGGGCTGTCGGTCTTTGCCATCGGCAGCGTGGTGGCGGCGCTGACGGATACCGTCTTCGGCCTGATTGCCGGGCGCATGCTGCAGGGTGCCGGTGCCATTGCCGCGGCCACCATGGCGCTGGCGGCGGACCTGACCCGGGATGAAAATCGCGGCAAGGCGATGGCCGTGATCGGCGCCTCCATCGGGGTCGCCTTTGTGCTCGCAGTGGTGCTGGGTCCGCTGGTGGCGGGCCTCGGCGGCCTGTCCGCCATCTTCTGGTTGACCGCTTTGCTGGCGCTGGTGGGGATGTTACTGGTGTGGCGCCTGGTACCGAATCCACAGCACTCGGCGAGGCGCGGCCCGGGGCAGGGGGACTTCACCCGCCTTCTGCGCCAGGGGGATGTATGGCGGCTGGTGAGTGGAGTATTTTTCCTGCATCTGCTGCTGACCATGATGTTTGTGCCGCTGCCACACTTGCTGGTGGATCAGTTGCATATGCCCAGTGAACAGCACTGGAAACTCTACGGCCCGCTGATGCTGGGCGCCTTTGTGCTGATGCTGCCGCTGATGCGAGCGGCGGAGAAGCGCCAGCGGGTTCCCGCGGCCATGCGCCTGGCGTTGCTCGGGCTGGTCTTCGGTGGGGTGGCGTTGATGCCGCAGGTGCATGGGCGCTGGATTGTCGCCTGTCTGGGAGTGTTCTTCCTCGCGTTCAACCTGCTGGAAGCACTGCTGCCCGCCCAGCTCACCCGCGTGGCGCCGGCGGAGTGCCGCGGCGCCGCCACCGGCCTCTATGCGACCCTACAGTTCCTCGGCGCCTTCGCCGGCGGCAGCCTCGGTGGTCTGGTATACGGCCAGGGTGGCGCCGGTGCCGTGGCGACGCTGGCGCTGGGAATTCTGCTGGTGTGGTCCATTGCCTGGTGGCAGATGCGCGGTACTCGTGTACCGCTTGCAAGCCTCTGA
- a CDS encoding mannose-1-phosphate guanylyltransferase/mannose-6-phosphate isomerase, whose amino-acid sequence MIPVILCGGTGSRLWPLSREAYPKQFLSLAGNQTMLQATALRLDGLPEVEAPILVCNEAHRFAAAEQLQEVGRAAQSILLEPCARNTAPAIALAALCAMEQGQDPLLLVLPADHVVADTAAFQQSVSAAKKLAEDGLLVTFGIVPTCAETGYGYIRSGDALECGWKVAEFVEKPDLATAEQYLASGDYNWNSGMFLFRASRYLEELAQHNPAMLDACRAALTGAARDLDFTRIDAAAFGRCPSVSVDYAVMEKTESAAVVPMQAGWSDVGSWSALWELAERDENDNLLRGDVLAEDASGCLVHGGDRLVGILGVQDLVVVDTDDALMVAHKGRVQDVKKLVQRLKQSARSEAENHRKVFRPWGYYDSIDAGPRFQVKRIVVKPGCQLSLQMHHHRAEHWIVVRGTAKVTRGDDQLLLTENESTFIPLGVVHRLENPGAIPLELIEVQSGSYLGEDDIVRFEDKYGRN is encoded by the coding sequence ATGATTCCCGTCATTCTCTGCGGTGGCACCGGCTCGCGCCTGTGGCCGCTGTCCCGCGAAGCCTACCCCAAGCAGTTCCTCTCTCTCGCCGGCAACCAGACCATGCTCCAGGCCACGGCCCTGCGGCTTGACGGCCTGCCGGAAGTGGAAGCGCCAATTCTGGTCTGCAATGAGGCCCATCGCTTTGCCGCGGCCGAGCAGTTGCAGGAAGTGGGGCGCGCTGCCCAGTCCATTCTGCTGGAACCCTGTGCCCGCAACACCGCCCCGGCCATCGCGCTGGCGGCGCTCTGTGCCATGGAGCAGGGGCAGGATCCGCTGCTGCTGGTGCTGCCGGCGGATCACGTGGTGGCCGACACCGCGGCGTTCCAGCAGTCCGTGAGTGCGGCAAAGAAACTGGCGGAAGATGGCCTCTTGGTCACTTTCGGAATCGTGCCCACCTGCGCCGAGACCGGCTACGGCTACATCCGCAGTGGTGATGCGCTGGAGTGCGGCTGGAAGGTGGCGGAGTTCGTGGAGAAGCCCGATCTCGCCACCGCCGAGCAGTATCTCGCCAGCGGCGACTACAACTGGAACAGTGGCATGTTCCTGTTCCGCGCTTCGCGCTACCTGGAAGAGCTGGCGCAACACAACCCGGCGATGCTCGACGCCTGCCGCGCCGCGCTGACCGGCGCTGCGCGCGACCTGGATTTCACCCGTATCGACGCCGCTGCCTTCGGCCGCTGCCCCTCGGTCTCGGTTGACTACGCGGTGATGGAGAAAACCGAATCCGCCGCCGTGGTACCGATGCAGGCGGGCTGGAGCGATGTGGGTTCCTGGTCCGCGCTGTGGGAACTGGCGGAGCGGGATGAGAATGACAACCTGCTGCGCGGCGATGTACTGGCGGAAGATGCCAGCGGCTGCCTGGTGCACGGCGGCGATCGTCTTGTAGGTATTCTCGGGGTGCAGGACCTGGTGGTGGTAGACACCGACGACGCCCTGATGGTCGCCCACAAGGGCCGGGTGCAGGACGTGAAAAAACTGGTGCAACGCCTGAAGCAGAGCGCGCGCAGCGAAGCGGAAAATCACCGCAAGGTGTTCCGCCCCTGGGGTTACTACGACTCCATTGACGCCGGCCCGCGCTTCCAGGTGAAGCGTATTGTGGTCAAGCCCGGCTGCCAGCTGTCCCTGCAGATGCACCATCACCGCGCCGAGCACTGGATTGTGGTGCGCGGCACCGCCAAGGTGACCCGCGGGGACGACCAGCTGCTGCTGACCGAAAACGAGTCCACCTTCATTCCCCTCGGTGTGGTTCACCGCCTGGAAAACCCGGGCGCGATTCCCCTGGAGCTGATCGAGGTGCAGTCCGGCAGTTATCTCGGCGAGGACGATATCGTCCGCTTCGAGGACAAATACGGGCGCAATTGA
- the uvrA gene encoding excinuclease ABC subunit UvrA, whose translation MDTIYVRGARTHNLKNIDLDIPRDKLIVITGLSGSGKSSLAFDTLYAEGQRRYVESLSTYARQFLSMMEKPDVDTVEGLSPAISIEQKSTSHNPRSTVGTITEIYDYLRLLFARVGEPRCPEHHEPLQAQTISQMVDQVLALPEGTKIMLLAPVVRDRKGEHLHVFEQLRRDGFVRARIDGTVCDLDDTPKLDKRKKHTVEVVVDRFKVRDDLQLRLAESFETALNLTDGIAAISYMDGDRDDQMFSARHACPVCDYSLDELEPRLFSFNNPAGACPSCDGLGVKQFFDEDKVILDPESSISEGAIRGWDRRNIYYYHMLTSLAEHYGFDIDKPWQKLAKKYREVILHGSGDTPVDFSYVNDRGDVTIRRHTFEGIIPNFQRRYRDTESQSVREELAKYLSTQRCPDCEGTRLRREARNVFVDNRTLSQITELPVGDAFDYFANQLKFQGAQKEIADKILKELRDRFRFLVDVGLNYLTLNRSAETLSGGEAQRIRLASQIGAGLVGVMYILDEPSIGLHQRDNERLLATLTHLRDIGNTVIVVEHDEDAIRAADFLIDIGPGAGVHGGEVVAAGTHEQVASCERSLTGQYLSGKKQIAVPDKRIAAGDKLLRIEGATGNNLKNVDLEIPVGLFTCITGVSGSGKSTLINTTLYPLAATALNKATTLKASPHKAIKGLDHFDKCVDIDQSPIGRTPRSNPATYTGIFTPIRELFSGTQEARSRGYKPGRFSFNVKGGRCEACQGDGVIKVEMHFLPDIYVPCDTCKGKRYNRETLEVQYKGKSIHEVLEMTVEDAREFFDPVPAIAKKLQTLMDVGLSYIKLGQAATTLSGGEAQRVKLSRELSKRDTGQTLYILDEPTTGLHFADIQLLLDVLHRLRDHGNTIVVIEHNLDVIKTADWIVDLGPEGGSGGGEIIATGTPEQVAKIKASHTGRFLKSMLATARK comes from the coding sequence GTGGACACGATTTACGTCAGAGGTGCACGCACCCACAACCTGAAGAATATCGACCTGGATATTCCCCGCGACAAGCTGATCGTGATTACCGGGCTGTCCGGCTCTGGTAAGTCCTCACTCGCCTTCGACACCCTGTATGCCGAGGGCCAGCGCCGCTACGTGGAGTCGCTCTCCACCTACGCGCGCCAGTTCCTGTCGATGATGGAAAAGCCGGATGTGGATACGGTGGAGGGGCTGTCACCGGCCATCTCCATTGAACAGAAGTCTACCTCCCACAACCCCCGCTCCACCGTGGGCACCATCACCGAGATTTACGACTACCTGCGCCTGCTGTTTGCCCGCGTCGGTGAGCCGCGGTGCCCCGAGCACCACGAGCCGCTGCAGGCGCAGACCATCAGCCAGATGGTGGACCAGGTGCTGGCGCTGCCCGAGGGCACCAAGATCATGCTGCTGGCACCGGTGGTTCGCGACCGCAAAGGCGAGCATTTGCACGTGTTCGAACAGCTGCGCCGCGACGGTTTTGTGCGCGCGCGCATCGACGGCACCGTGTGCGATCTCGACGACACCCCCAAGCTGGACAAGCGCAAGAAACACACGGTGGAAGTGGTGGTGGACCGCTTCAAGGTGCGCGACGACCTGCAGCTGCGCCTCGCCGAATCCTTCGAGACCGCACTCAACCTGACCGACGGCATCGCCGCCATCAGCTATATGGACGGCGACCGCGACGACCAGATGTTCTCCGCCCGCCACGCCTGCCCGGTGTGTGATTACTCACTAGACGAACTGGAACCGCGCCTGTTCTCGTTCAACAACCCCGCCGGTGCCTGCCCCAGTTGTGACGGTCTGGGCGTGAAGCAGTTCTTTGACGAGGACAAGGTGATCCTGGATCCGGAGAGCAGCATCTCCGAGGGCGCCATCCGCGGCTGGGACAGACGCAATATCTACTACTACCACATGCTCACCTCACTGGCGGAGCACTACGGCTTCGATATCGACAAGCCATGGCAGAAGCTCGCGAAAAAATATCGCGAAGTCATCCTGCATGGCAGCGGCGATACCCCGGTCGACTTCAGCTACGTGAACGACCGCGGCGACGTCACCATCCGCCGCCACACCTTCGAGGGCATCATCCCCAACTTCCAGCGCCGCTACCGGGACACCGAATCCCAGTCCGTGCGCGAGGAGCTGGCGAAATACCTGAGCACCCAGCGATGCCCGGATTGCGAGGGCACCCGCCTGCGCCGCGAGGCGCGCAATGTATTCGTGGACAACCGCACCCTGTCACAGATCACCGAACTGCCGGTGGGCGACGCGTTTGACTACTTTGCCAACCAGCTGAAGTTCCAGGGCGCGCAGAAAGAGATTGCCGACAAGATTCTCAAGGAGCTGCGCGACCGCTTCCGCTTCCTGGTGGATGTGGGCCTCAACTACCTGACCCTGAACCGCAGTGCCGAAACCCTGTCTGGCGGCGAAGCCCAGCGTATCCGCCTGGCGAGCCAGATCGGCGCCGGCCTTGTGGGCGTGATGTACATCCTCGACGAGCCTTCCATCGGCCTGCACCAGCGCGACAACGAGCGCCTGCTCGCCACCCTCACCCACCTGCGGGATATCGGCAACACCGTGATCGTGGTGGAACACGACGAGGATGCGATCCGCGCTGCGGATTTCCTGATCGATATCGGCCCCGGTGCCGGCGTACACGGCGGTGAAGTCGTCGCCGCCGGTACCCACGAGCAGGTGGCCAGTTGCGAGCGCTCACTTACCGGCCAATACCTGTCGGGCAAGAAGCAGATCGCGGTACCGGATAAACGTATCGCCGCCGGCGACAAGCTGCTGCGTATCGAGGGTGCCACCGGCAACAACCTGAAGAATGTCGATCTGGAAATCCCGGTGGGGCTGTTCACCTGTATCACTGGCGTGTCCGGTTCCGGCAAATCCACCCTGATCAACACCACCCTGTACCCACTCGCCGCCACCGCACTCAACAAGGCAACGACGCTGAAAGCGTCGCCGCACAAGGCAATCAAGGGCCTCGATCATTTCGACAAATGTGTGGATATCGACCAGAGCCCTATCGGCCGCACCCCGCGCTCCAACCCTGCCACCTACACCGGTATTTTCACGCCGATCCGCGAGCTGTTCTCCGGCACCCAGGAAGCGCGCTCCCGCGGCTACAAACCCGGGCGCTTCAGCTTTAACGTCAAGGGCGGCCGCTGCGAGGCCTGCCAGGGCGACGGCGTGATCAAGGTGGAAATGCACTTCCTGCCGGACATCTACGTGCCCTGTGACACCTGTAAGGGCAAGCGCTACAACCGCGAAACGCTGGAGGTGCAGTACAAGGGCAAGAGCATTCACGAAGTGCTGGAAATGACCGTGGAAGACGCGCGGGAATTTTTCGATCCAGTGCCGGCGATCGCCAAGAAACTGCAGACGCTGATGGATGTGGGACTCTCTTACATCAAGCTCGGCCAGGCGGCCACCACCCTGTCCGGTGGTGAAGCACAGCGGGTGAAACTGTCTCGCGAACTGTCCAAGCGGGATACCGGCCAGACCCTGTACATTCTCGACGAGCCCACCACCGGCCTGCATTTTGCGGATATCCAGTTGCTGCTGGATGTACTGCACCGCCTGCGGGACCACGGCAACACCATCGTGGTGATCGAGCACAACCTGGACGTCATCAAGACCGCCGACTGGATTGTGGACCTCGGCCCCGAGGGCGGCTCCGGCGGCGGTGAGATCATTGCCACGGGTACTCCCGAGCAAGTCGCAAAAATAAAGGCATCCCACACCGGGCGTTTCCTGAAATCGATGCTCGCGACTGCGCGCAAATAA
- a CDS encoding CheR family methyltransferase, whose protein sequence is MKHWLVVKTTPRTNRVYTQFYRFPHQYRALVEQVLPQMIGNTAPPLRILVFGCCSGAEPISLSAVLRHHFPKLDYRIEAYDIVPEVIERAQDPRYSREEVYQGPFVTEQFVSETFDLAGDVYRVKPEILQPITFKVGDMLDTNFITKLGQADLVFAQNVLFHLPAPNARRAFANLQRLLHPGAALFVNGMDMGMRVHLTKKFHLQPEEYLIEEIHNDARQDRGDAWASAYWGRKPFSRRSREWIREHCTIYRKASV, encoded by the coding sequence ATGAAACATTGGCTCGTCGTAAAAACCACACCCCGTACCAACCGTGTTTACACCCAGTTCTATCGCTTCCCTCACCAGTACCGCGCACTGGTGGAACAGGTGTTACCACAGATGATCGGCAATACGGCACCGCCACTGCGCATTCTGGTATTCGGCTGCTGCAGTGGTGCCGAACCCATTTCGCTGTCTGCGGTTCTGCGCCATCACTTCCCGAAACTGGACTACCGCATCGAGGCATATGACATCGTTCCGGAAGTCATCGAGCGCGCACAGGATCCGCGTTACAGCCGCGAGGAGGTTTACCAGGGGCCCTTCGTTACCGAACAGTTTGTCAGCGAAACCTTTGACCTCGCCGGCGACGTCTACCGCGTAAAACCGGAGATATTGCAGCCGATTACGTTCAAGGTCGGCGACATGCTGGATACCAATTTCATTACCAAGCTCGGACAAGCCGACCTGGTATTTGCACAAAACGTCCTGTTCCACCTACCGGCACCAAATGCACGCCGCGCCTTTGCCAATTTGCAGCGGCTGTTGCACCCGGGCGCCGCGCTGTTCGTGAATGGCATGGACATGGGCATGCGCGTGCACCTCACCAAAAAATTCCATCTCCAGCCGGAAGAATACCTGATCGAGGAAATTCACAACGATGCCCGCCAGGATCGCGGCGATGCCTGGGCCAGCGCTTACTGGGGCAGAAAGCCTTTCAGCCGTCGTTCCCGCGAATGGATTCGCGAGCATTGCACCATTTACCGTAAGGCCAGCGTATGA